The following is a genomic window from Bacteroidales bacterium.
TCTGTACCTCCGGATTCAATAATCCCCTGTTGTAGGCTTCGCTGAGGATATAAAATGCCATGCGGTCTTTAATACTTCCGGTCATGTTAAGATTCTCGGCTTTTGCATAAATTATCCGATTTTCGCCCCTGTAGCGAAAATTAATCTCTAACAGAGGGGTATTCCCGATCAGACTCTTCAAATTTTTGATGTTGGAATAGATCATTTGCTTTTCAATTTTTGTTGTTTGTCGTTCAGTATGTGTAGATATTTATTTTGATTGTTACTCCATTCATTTTGCAATTAATCAGTTTTTATGTTAAACCCGCATTGCCTTTTTGCAACAGGTTGGTGTTTTTGTGAATCAGAAAAATCAAACGCATCGAGAGGAGTGGCAAAAAGTATACGGTGAGTTTATTGAGCAAACCGGGAATACACTCAGCTTTTTTTCTGAATAACGACCTGACAGCTTTTTTTGCAACGAATTCGGGGGTTTGCATAATACCAAGCCTCCTGGCCAGTTTCAGATTGATTTTGTTGGGATCATAAAGTGCTGTTGCCGTTGCACCGGGAATCAGGCAGGTAGCGTTCACGCCATAGATTTTCAATTCGCTTCGCAAAGCGCGCGTGAAAAAGCGCATGTAAGTTTTGGAAGGGCCATAAATCGAAATTCCGGGATAAGGCATCACTGCAGAAATGGAAGAGACATTGAGAATGTGCCCACTGTTCCTTTGTTTCATTTCGCTTCCAAATAACCGGCAAAGCATTGTTGGAACCAGTACGTGCAACTGCAGGACAGCATTGATTTTTTTCGCCGGAGTTTCCATAACTTCAGAGAAAACCAGAAAGCCGGCATTGTTTACCAATATTTCGACTTCAAGGTCTTGCTGTTTTGTAAAGTTAAAAATTTCCTGCGCTGAATTTTCCTTTGATAAATCAATATCAAGCACATGGCATGAAACAGCATATTTCGCTTCAATTTCAATCTTACAATTTTCTAAAAGCCCCGGCTGATTGCTGACAAGAAATAAGGAAAAGCCATTGGCGGCCAATTCGTGCGCAATGGCCAGCCCAATGCCTGATGAGCCACCTGTGATCAGTGCAACTTTTTTTGCAGGTTTATTTTGCATGGCCGGCGTCTTCTTCATTTTGATGACATCTGAAAGGGCCGTTATACATCACCGCAATACAATGATTACTTGTGTCACAGGATGAGCGGGATATCTCATTATTCCTGATCTTATTGATAAAGTCAGGGTCTTTGATCAGCGCGCGTGCAATGGCCACAGCATTAAAGCCTTCAGATAAAACTTCGTCAATGTTTGTTTTTGATAAAATACCTCCGACGTAGACCAGAGGCATTTTCAGTGCTTTTCGGAACAAGCGGGCATCGTCGAGGAAATAGTTTTCATGGAAGGGTACTTTATGGATCATTATTTTCCCAAATATCCGGACCATCAGGCTTACGAATGGATTATCGACATGCCGGGCAAGAGTCCTCACCGGCATGGCCCCGCGAAGGATATACATCGGAGACCGGCTCACAAAGCCGCCGCTCAGCACCAGGGCATCAACACCTATATTTTCGAGTGTTTTAGCAACCTGGAGCGATTCCTCTGTCTCCATCCCTCCACGAACACCATCACGCATGTTCAGTTTAACCAAAACAGCCGTTTTTCCTCCTGCGGCTTGCAACACCTCCTCCATCACCAGTTGCATGAAACGCATTCTGTTTTCCAATGATCCGCCAAACTCATCTTTCCGCCGGTTGAAAATTGACGAAAGAAACTGGCTGATAAGATACCCGTGCCCGGCATGAATTTCTACCGCATCAAAGCCGGATTGCTGTGCAAGACGCACAGCATCCCCAAAACTCGTTACTATTTCTTGAATTTCATTTTTCCTTAATCCACGTGCAAACGAGGGTGCATACAAATTGAAATGGGTTGAGGAAGAGACGGGCTGAGATCCTGCCATGCCATTTTTTGCCATATTGCCGCAATGCCCCAGTTGAATGGATGCAGCAGCACCTTCGGTATGAATGGCATCGGTAAGGCGCTTCAATTGTAATAAAATCTCTGGTCGAATCCATAGCTGATGAGGAAATGAAAGTCCGTTCCGGGTCACCGAAGCATAAGCCACCGTTGTCATCCCGATGCCGCCAGCTGCTACTGAGCGATGATAGTTAATGAGCTCCTCACTCACCTGGTTTCCCGGGCACATGCCTTCAAAGGCTGCTGCCCTGATGGAGCGGTTGCGCAGCGTGAGCGGGCCAATTTTAACCGGTGTAAACAGCATGTGGCAAAAGTAAGGGATTATTGAATATTTCAACAAATCTTGCTTTTAGCAGCGTTAAAAAAATTGCTGTGAATTATTGATTACTGGTTGGGAGATCAATTTCCTACGACAAATTTTAGTGTAACCAGTTGGTTCAAAAAATAATCCAATTTATCTTTTCAAATGATCCTTCGAAAGTTAGCTATGTAATATAACGTGGTTGCATCAGTTCAAATCTGAAATAATCTGGTTTACGCCCCTGTCCCCGCAAATCCTATGGGTAAAAGTAAGTGTCTTGTGTAATGGAAAAAGCTAATTTGCCTTTGACCAAAAATTTGGAATCATTAAAAATTACAAGAATATCTTCAGAGTAAAAAGAAAAGTTTGATCTTTGCGACATGCAAAATTCACATATCGTAATATTTACTTTAATAAGAGAAGTGATGAAGAAGAGTATAAAAGGAGTTTTGGTTCTTTTTGGGAGTTTGCTTTTAATGACTTCGTGTAATCTCAATCCTGATGCTGTTACCGGAGCAAGCAAACCGATGGTTCAAAATGGGAATAGTCTGTTTCACCAGACAGAGGAAGTTAGTTTAACCGTTGGTGAGATTACCATTGAGGGGGAGGTAAAAAATCCGGGAAAATTAAATCTGGAAGACTTTTACAAGAGAGAGGTGATGGTAAAAGAGGCGCTCTATGATAAGCAGAAAGGAATTGACTTTATCGGTGCATACCGCTATCGCGGCTATTCTTTGTTTGATCTGCTTCATCCTTACAATCATGAGAAAAAAAATAAAGAAGAGTTCCCCCCGGCGATCGATCTTTACGTAGTTATTGAAAATGCGGCAGGGGAGTCCGTTGTATTCAGTTGGTCAGAAATCTTTCATACCAATATTCCTCATCA
Proteins encoded in this region:
- a CDS encoding SDR family NAD(P)-dependent oxidoreductase, which gives rise to MKKTPAMQNKPAKKVALITGGSSGIGLAIAHELAANGFSLFLVSNQPGLLENCKIEIEAKYAVSCHVLDIDLSKENSAQEIFNFTKQQDLEVEILVNNAGFLVFSEVMETPAKKINAVLQLHVLVPTMLCRLFGSEMKQRNSGHILNVSSISAVMPYPGISIYGPSKTYMRFFTRALRSELKIYGVNATCLIPGATATALYDPNKINLKLARRLGIMQTPEFVAKKAVRSLFRKKAECIPGLLNKLTVYFLPLLSMRLIFLIHKNTNLLQKGNAGLT
- a CDS encoding NADH:flavin oxidoreductase, whose translation is MLFTPVKIGPLTLRNRSIRAAAFEGMCPGNQVSEELINYHRSVAAGGIGMTTVAYASVTRNGLSFPHQLWIRPEILLQLKRLTDAIHTEGAAASIQLGHCGNMAKNGMAGSQPVSSSTHFNLYAPSFARGLRKNEIQEIVTSFGDAVRLAQQSGFDAVEIHAGHGYLISQFLSSIFNRRKDEFGGSLENRMRFMQLVMEEVLQAAGGKTAVLVKLNMRDGVRGGMETEESLQVAKTLENIGVDALVLSGGFVSRSPMYILRGAMPVRTLARHVDNPFVSLMVRIFGKIMIHKVPFHENYFLDDARLFRKALKMPLVYVGGILSKTNIDEVLSEGFNAVAIARALIKDPDFINKIRNNEISRSSCDTSNHCIAVMYNGPFRCHQNEEDAGHAK